In Deinococcus apachensis DSM 19763, a single genomic region encodes these proteins:
- a CDS encoding transposase family protein, whose amino-acid sequence MVRQILAEPNQLITLELDAVAPQACCPLWQQASSRVHSRYAHTLHDLPWSGVPVRLLVHVRRFRCWPPGCPRVIFAERFCTLTPPDQQHTSRSTAVLRTLVTALGSRGGARLAPDLQVHPSASSLQRLLGRVTVPSSGTRSSVWMTLSSTASRPKAL is encoded by the coding sequence GTGGTTCGCCAGATCCTCGCCGAGCCGAATCAGCTGATCACCCTCGAACTTGACGCTGTCGCACCACAGGCCTGTTGCCCTTTGTGGCAGCAGGCGTCCAGCCGGGTTCACAGCCGTTACGCGCATACCCTCCATGACCTCCCCTGGTCAGGTGTTCCGGTCAGGCTTCTCGTTCACGTCCGCCGCTTCCGTTGCTGGCCACCCGGCTGCCCCCGAGTCATCTTCGCCGAGCGGTTCTGCACTCTGACCCCTCCTGATCAGCAACACACGTCGCGCAGCACAGCCGTGCTGCGCACGCTGGTGACCGCCCTGGGTAGTCGGGGCGGTGCCCGTCTGGCACCCGACCTGCAGGTCCACCCCAGCGCCTCCAGCCTGCAGCGCCTCCTGGGCCGCGTCACGGTCCCCTCGTCGGGGACTCGATCATCGGTGTGGATGACTTTGTCCTCAACCGCGAGCAGACCTAAGGCACTGTGA
- a CDS encoding glycosyltransferase gives MTWTQLEHPRQLLDPRLLQRTGKTLTETQGRLTLSHIPNVPLALFSPILRAHNLNTLASHVTELVTRADIDVVVAARPMQLPALKVPVVADFFDDNPSYWQDHRGHPRLAKEIDRLEQQLARDARLRVCASQVLVEKLARWGHDATYLPNGVHTERVAGGDRAAFRRSVGAEESDTLVGYIGFFGEFSGLTRSVRSLALWPPGTRLLVAGDGPELARARALAVAGGFEDRVTFLGWVRNVRDFFAGIDVGLLPFDVTDFTGGACPIKLLEYTAAGKRTISTQLEETRRMGIPGLIWTEPTPEGIAAGVREFVNTQDETLDPTVARRYEWRTLANEYLSLLRDVVVPAGV, from the coding sequence GTGACCTGGACCCAGCTGGAGCACCCCCGCCAGCTGCTTGATCCGCGGTTGCTGCAGCGCACTGGCAAAACACTCACCGAAACACAGGGGCGGCTTACGTTATCTCACATCCCAAATGTTCCCCTCGCCCTCTTTTCCCCCATACTCCGCGCGCACAACTTAAACACCCTGGCGTCCCACGTTACAGAATTGGTGACGCGGGCAGACATTGACGTAGTGGTCGCGGCGCGTCCCATGCAGCTTCCGGCCCTCAAAGTTCCCGTCGTCGCCGACTTTTTCGATGACAATCCCTCCTACTGGCAGGATCACCGTGGGCACCCGCGGTTGGCAAAGGAAATCGATCGTCTGGAGCAGCAGTTGGCGAGGGACGCCCGCCTCCGGGTGTGTGCCTCACAGGTGTTGGTGGAGAAGCTCGCGCGCTGGGGCCATGATGCCACCTACCTCCCCAACGGTGTTCACACTGAACGTGTGGCTGGTGGGGACCGCGCCGCATTTCGCCGCAGTGTCGGGGCAGAAGAGTCCGACACGCTGGTGGGCTACATCGGCTTTTTCGGGGAGTTCTCGGGCCTGACTCGTAGCGTGCGTAGCCTCGCGCTGTGGCCGCCAGGCACCCGCCTGCTGGTGGCGGGAGACGGGCCCGAACTGGCGCGGGCGAGGGCCCTTGCGGTGGCCGGGGGATTCGAGGACCGGGTCACCTTTCTGGGATGGGTCAGGAATGTCCGCGATTTTTTCGCCGGGATTGACGTCGGCCTGCTGCCCTTCGACGTCACGGACTTCACGGGTGGGGCTTGCCCCATCAAGCTCCTGGAATACACAGCGGCTGGTAAACGCACGATCTCTACTCAACTCGAGGAAACGCGCCGCATGGGCATTCCCGGCCTGATCTGGACCGAGCCCACGCCAGAAGGCATCGCTGCCGGGGTCCGGGAGTTTGTGAACACCCAGGATGAAACACTTGATCCCACTGTGGCGCGGCGTTACGAGTGGCGAACCCTGGCCAACGAGTACCTCAGCTTGCTACGCGACGTTGTGGTCCCCGCAGGCGTATGA